One Polaribacter sp. SA4-12 genomic window carries:
- the bshA gene encoding N-acetyl-alpha-D-glucosaminyl L-malate synthase BshA, with protein sequence MKIGIVCYPTFGGSGVVATELGMALADKGHEVHFITYNQPVRLDFLSHHLHFHQVVIEEYPLFEYQPYELALSSKMVEVVEKHQLEVLHVHYAIPHAYAAYMAKQMLKEKGLSVKVVTTLHGTDITLVGSHPTYKTAVEFSINNSDVVTAVSNDLKKTTNRLFNIKNDIQVIYNFIDVEKYDNAHNQKCNRIAIAKPHERILTHISNFRPVKRVEDVIKIFYEVQKEIPSKLLMIGEGPDRLKAENLVNKLKISDDVLFLGNSSEVTKVLCYSDIFLLPSQTESFGLAALEAMAAKTAVISTNTGGLPEVNIPGVTGYLSDLGDVQDMAKNAISILKDDKTLETFKENAREHTKRFSLENILPVYEDIYKSCYKSKVQ encoded by the coding sequence ATGAAAATAGGAATTGTTTGTTATCCAACATTTGGAGGAAGTGGAGTAGTAGCTACAGAATTAGGAATGGCATTGGCAGATAAAGGGCATGAAGTACACTTTATCACTTATAATCAACCTGTTCGTTTAGATTTTTTGTCACATCATTTACATTTTCATCAAGTAGTTATTGAAGAATATCCACTTTTTGAATATCAACCTTATGAATTGGCTTTATCAAGTAAAATGGTTGAAGTTGTAGAAAAGCATCAATTAGAAGTTTTACACGTACATTATGCAATTCCTCATGCATATGCAGCTTATATGGCAAAACAAATGCTGAAAGAAAAAGGTCTTTCGGTAAAAGTAGTTACAACTTTACACGGAACAGATATTACTTTAGTAGGTAGTCATCCAACGTATAAAACAGCTGTAGAATTTAGTATTAATAATTCTGATGTAGTAACTGCAGTGTCAAATGATTTAAAAAAGACAACCAACAGGCTTTTTAATATTAAAAATGATATTCAGGTTATATATAATTTTATTGATGTAGAAAAGTACGATAACGCACATAACCAAAAGTGTAATAGAATTGCAATTGCAAAACCTCATGAACGTATTTTAACCCACATAAGTAATTTTAGACCTGTTAAAAGAGTAGAAGATGTAATCAAGATTTTTTATGAAGTTCAAAAAGAAATTCCATCTAAATTATTAATGATTGGTGAAGGTCCTGATAGATTAAAAGCTGAAAATTTAGTAAATAAATTAAAAATTTCTGATGATGTACTATTCTTAGGAAATAGTTCTGAAGTAACAAAAGTACTTTGTTATTCAGATATCTTTTTATTACCGTCTCAAACAGAAAGTTTTGGTTTAGCTGCTTTGGAAGCTATGGCAGCAAAAACAGCTGTAATTTCTACCAATACAGGAGGTTTACCTGAGGTTAATATACCAGGAGTAACGGGTTATTTAAGTGATTTGGGTGATGTACAAGACATGGCAAAAAATGCGATTTCAATTTTAAAGGATGATAAAACATTAGAAACCTTTAAAGAGAATGCAAGAGAGCATACAAAAAGATTTTCATTAGAAAATATTCTTCCAGTTTATGAAGATATTTACAAATCTTGTTATAAAAGTAAGGTTCAATAA
- a CDS encoding acyl-CoA thioesterase, with the protein MKTFKHISESQLKITELMKPINSNFSGKIHGGHILNLMDQIAFACASKHSGNYCVTASVNKVDFLNPIEVGELVTMKASVNYTGRTSMVVGLRVESENIRTGEIKHCNSSYFTMVAKDEEGKSVPVPGIVLTTKSEVRRFARSITRQNESSHRVSRFSSKVFKTEDYLDLLKDSNSKIDLK; encoded by the coding sequence ATGAAAACGTTTAAACACATATCAGAATCACAGCTTAAAATTACAGAGTTAATGAAACCTATTAACTCTAATTTTAGCGGTAAGATTCATGGGGGACATATTTTAAACCTAATGGATCAAATTGCATTTGCCTGTGCTTCTAAGCATTCAGGAAACTATTGTGTAACTGCTTCTGTAAATAAAGTAGATTTTTTAAATCCTATTGAAGTAGGAGAACTTGTTACAATGAAAGCTTCTGTTAATTATACAGGTAGAACCTCTATGGTTGTTGGTTTACGTGTAGAATCTGAAAATATTAGAACTGGTGAGATTAAGCATTGTAATTCTTCATATTTTACCATGGTTGCAAAAGATGAAGAAGGTAAAAGTGTACCTGTTCCGGGTATTGTTTTAACAACTAAAAGTGAGGTTAGGCGTTTTGCTAGAAGCATTACTAGACAAAATGAAAGTAGTCATAGAGTTTCTAGATTTAGTAGTAAAGTCTTTAAAACTGAAGATTATTTAGATTTACTAAAAGACAGTAACTCTAAAATTGATTTAAAATAA
- a CDS encoding 6-phosphogluconate dehydrogenase — MKKIIGVLISVAIIGAVLYYLFIYFITYSTGVRSGELIKISRKGVLVKTWEGEISQGISGAQIFTFSVEDKNEKVIENLQKFQGNYVKLTYKERYKTFFWLGDTEYFITKVEQEQSPHFTNKIN, encoded by the coding sequence ATGAAAAAAATCATTGGCGTTTTAATTAGTGTTGCTATTATAGGAGCAGTTTTGTATTATCTTTTTATCTATTTTATAACCTATAGTACCGGAGTAAGATCTGGTGAGTTAATAAAAATTAGCAGGAAAGGAGTTCTCGTTAAAACTTGGGAAGGAGAAATAAGTCAAGGTATTTCTGGTGCACAAATTTTTACTTTTTCTGTAGAAGATAAAAACGAAAAAGTCATAGAAAATTTACAGAAATTTCAAGGAAATTACGTTAAGCTAACTTACAAAGAGCGATATAAAACTTTCTTTTGGTTAGGAGATACAGAATATTTTATAACAAAGGTTGAACAAGAACAATCACCACATTTTACTAACAAAATTAATTAA
- a CDS encoding transketolase: MPTTQQLQDFTQQVRRDILRMVHKVSSGHPGGSLGCAEFITCLYQEVMDYSTEFTMDGKNEDLFFLSNGHISPVFYSVLAHSGFFPVEELNTFRLLNSRLQGHPTTHEGLPGIRIASGSLGQGMSVGIGAAQAKKLNGDDKIVYTLHGDGELQEGQNWEAIMYASAKKVDNIICTIDLNEKQIDGTTDEVLAMGSIKAKFEAFDWDVLEVKKGNDVEAILAGLAEAKALTGKGKPVCILLYTEMGNGVDFMMHTHAWHGKAPSDEQLENALSQNPETLGDY; this comes from the coding sequence ATGCCAACAACTCAACAATTACAAGATTTTACCCAACAAGTTCGTAGAGATATTTTACGTATGGTTCATAAAGTAAGCTCTGGTCACCCAGGAGGATCTTTAGGATGTGCAGAATTTATTACTTGCTTATACCAAGAAGTAATGGATTACTCTACTGAATTTACGATGGATGGAAAAAATGAAGATTTATTTTTCCTTTCTAACGGACATATTTCTCCAGTATTTTATAGTGTTTTGGCTCACAGTGGATTTTTTCCTGTAGAAGAACTAAATACTTTTAGATTATTAAATTCTCGTTTACAAGGACACCCAACTACACATGAAGGTTTACCTGGGATAAGAATTGCTTCTGGATCTTTAGGTCAAGGAATGTCTGTTGGTATTGGAGCTGCACAAGCTAAAAAATTAAATGGAGATGATAAAATAGTATACACTTTACATGGTGATGGTGAATTGCAAGAAGGTCAAAACTGGGAAGCAATTATGTATGCATCAGCAAAAAAAGTTGATAATATTATTTGTACAATCGATTTAAATGAAAAACAAATTGACGGTACTACTGATGAAGTTTTAGCAATGGGAAGCATCAAAGCCAAATTTGAAGCTTTTGATTGGGATGTTTTAGAAGTAAAAAAAGGAAATGATGTTGAAGCAATTTTAGCTGGTTTAGCTGAAGCAAAAGCATTAACAGGAAAAGGAAAGCCAGTTTGTATCTTATTATATACAGAAATGGGTAATGGAGTAGATTTTATGATGCATACACATGCTTGGCATGGTAAAGCACCTAGTGATGAGCAATTAGAAAATGCTTTATCTCAAAATCCTGAAACTTTAGGAGATTACTAG